In the Flavisolibacter tropicus genome, one interval contains:
- a CDS encoding serine hydrolase domain-containing protein, with translation MKKQYFKYSVSALILVLFLSSCKKNLFETPVQTPSGTIQMNPDHPMKGSLQTIIDKYVAKGLPGVQVAVKNNDGWYFTSGGFTKIESKSSFHPLTPTWLFSITKTYTAALVMKQKEKGVIDLNANIARYLSADVLKNIDGHDKINVRMLLSHSSGLVDFIELPAFLVAQFNDPLHQPSTDEILGMLKEQKLRSTPGEEYFYSNTNYLLLTLILEKLTGKSYQQLLQEDIFQPLHLQHTYVAPTEEQTLTLGFPNYYVDRYAKDQLENASAWNSALARACEGWGGIAATSSDAILFYEALMNGQVVSSNSVQEMKTWFQGKSSPAPDYGLGFEYFQYADGTTPQYGHEGDGIGSSTMLLYVPDNNTYLFINITAGRKLFGPYLYKITDFKNELCKAVAQWR, from the coding sequence ATGAAAAAACAGTATTTTAAATATAGCGTTTCAGCATTAATCCTTGTTCTGTTTTTAAGCAGTTGTAAAAAAAACTTATTTGAAACACCTGTACAAACACCCAGCGGAACAATACAAATGAACCCTGACCATCCCATGAAAGGATCCCTGCAAACCATAATTGATAAATACGTAGCAAAGGGATTACCCGGTGTACAAGTAGCCGTAAAGAATAACGATGGCTGGTATTTTACCAGTGGTGGCTTCACCAAAATTGAAAGCAAAAGCAGTTTCCATCCTTTAACGCCTACCTGGTTATTTAGCATCACTAAGACCTACACTGCCGCCTTGGTAATGAAACAAAAGGAAAAAGGAGTAATCGATCTGAATGCCAACATCGCCCGCTATCTGTCAGCCGATGTACTTAAAAACATTGATGGCCATGATAAGATCAACGTTCGTATGCTGCTTAGCCATTCTTCCGGTCTTGTAGACTTTATTGAGCTACCCGCCTTCCTGGTGGCCCAGTTCAATGATCCCTTACATCAACCATCTACTGATGAAATATTAGGAATGCTAAAAGAGCAAAAGCTACGTTCTACACCCGGAGAAGAATATTTTTATTCAAACACCAATTACCTGCTGCTAACACTCATACTAGAAAAGCTAACAGGCAAATCGTACCAGCAGCTGCTGCAAGAAGATATCTTTCAACCCCTGCACCTGCAACATACTTATGTGGCACCCACAGAAGAACAAACGTTAACGCTGGGCTTTCCCAATTATTACGTAGACCGCTATGCGAAAGACCAACTGGAAAATGCTTCTGCCTGGAATAGCGCATTGGCACGTGCTTGTGAAGGTTGGGGTGGTATAGCAGCTACATCGTCCGATGCTATATTGTTTTATGAAGCCTTGATGAATGGCCAGGTGGTAAGCAGCAACTCAGTACAGGAAATGAAAACCTGGTTTCAAGGCAAAAGCTCTCCGGCACCTGACTATGGATTAGGCTTTGAGTATTTTCAATATGCTGATGGCACTACACCTCAATATGGACACGAGGGCGATGGCATTGGCAGTTCTACCATGCTATTGTATGTTCCCGACAACAACACTTATCTATTCATTAATATAACAGCTGGCAGAAAATTGTTTGGCCCCTACTTATACAAGATCACTGATTTCAAAAATGAATTGTGTAAGGCAGTAGCCCAATGGCGATAA
- a CDS encoding sensor histidine kinase, with product MASKEGTLHDKWFRFLGIPFIAFLSHIIFFNEEHMGADDGFTSWQIYLIAIAEALLLWETNRLVIHYFHKRYPSLHQTRQRILGWFVGCMLVTIVIRYLNIWFYDKTLFWGYVFPPEGYWYNIFIALLFVAIVAGIYETIFYFQQWKRTFAEKEALKIEQLQTQLDSLKAQINPHFLFNNLGSLSSLIMEDQLQAVRFVNELSSVYRYVLQANDKHLTTLESELAFIDNYFHLLKTRFSEGIVLNNEIDDQHLSYLLPPLTLQLLIENAIKHNAILPESPLVITLYTRETDSLIVVNNLQKKSSLLTSNKLGLRNITTKYRLLNQKEVLIKQTDKTFQVSLPLIKNSDI from the coding sequence ATGGCTTCTAAAGAGGGAACGTTACATGATAAATGGTTTCGCTTTTTAGGAATTCCCTTCATCGCCTTCCTGTCGCATATCATCTTCTTTAATGAAGAGCATATGGGTGCAGACGATGGATTTACCAGTTGGCAAATCTATTTGATAGCTATTGCAGAAGCCTTGCTCTTATGGGAAACGAATCGATTAGTGATCCACTATTTTCATAAGCGGTATCCTTCTCTTCACCAAACACGCCAACGTATTTTGGGATGGTTTGTTGGCTGTATGCTGGTAACGATTGTTATACGCTATTTAAACATCTGGTTTTATGACAAAACGCTGTTCTGGGGTTATGTTTTTCCACCAGAAGGCTATTGGTACAACATCTTTATTGCACTGCTATTTGTGGCCATAGTAGCCGGTATTTATGAAACCATATTTTACTTTCAACAGTGGAAGAGAACGTTTGCCGAAAAAGAAGCTTTAAAAATAGAGCAGCTACAAACACAACTGGATTCATTGAAGGCCCAGATCAACCCGCACTTTCTCTTTAACAACCTGGGCTCTTTGTCCTCATTGATCATGGAAGATCAGTTACAGGCAGTGCGCTTTGTTAATGAGCTATCCAGTGTTTATCGGTATGTATTACAGGCTAACGATAAACACCTGACCACGTTAGAATCAGAGCTCGCCTTTATTGATAACTATTTTCACTTGCTAAAGACACGCTTTAGCGAAGGCATTGTATTAAACAATGAAATAGATGATCAGCATTTATCTTATTTATTACCGCCACTTACGTTACAGTTGTTGATTGAAAATGCCATCAAGCATAATGCTATATTACCTGAGAGTCCATTGGTCATTACTTTATATACAAGAGAAACAGACAGCCTTATAGTAGTAAATAACTTGCAAAAGAAATCCTCTCTTCTTACGTCTAACAAACTAGGCTTGCGAAATATTACTACTAAATACCGCTTGCTGAATCAAAAAGAGGTATTGATAAAACAAACAGATAAGACATTTCAGGTATCACTTCCATTGATTAAAAACAGCGACATATGA
- a CDS encoding LytR/AlgR family response regulator transcription factor, with product MKVLIVEDENLLAKQLTNLIGTVAPEAEIVGRTTSIQSTVQWLSSNISPELIFMDIELADGQCFDIFNQTVIKTPVIFTTAYDEYALQAFKVNSVDYLLKPIKEGELIAALAKFKEIHTQQTALPVTLDMTKLLQQLNKGNGGAYKDRFLVKSRQKMHSINTEDIAYFCAKNTLNFLITKNNQKYTIDYTLDDIETLVNAKQFFRANRQHILAHDVIHTVHAWFNGKLKVELTIKSDDEIIISREKAPFFRSWLGE from the coding sequence ATGAAAGTGCTCATAGTTGAAGATGAAAACTTATTGGCTAAGCAACTAACCAACCTGATAGGAACAGTAGCACCTGAGGCTGAAATTGTAGGACGCACCACCAGCATTCAAAGCACCGTACAATGGCTTTCCAGCAATATTTCTCCAGAGCTGATATTTATGGATATTGAGTTAGCCGATGGTCAGTGCTTTGACATCTTTAACCAAACGGTTATCAAAACACCCGTCATCTTTACAACAGCTTATGATGAATATGCACTGCAGGCATTTAAGGTAAATAGTGTTGACTATCTGCTGAAACCCATTAAAGAAGGTGAACTGATAGCGGCCCTGGCTAAGTTCAAAGAAATACATACACAGCAGACGGCGTTACCTGTTACGCTTGATATGACCAAACTTCTTCAACAACTAAATAAAGGAAACGGGGGAGCGTATAAAGACCGGTTTTTAGTAAAGAGTCGACAAAAAATGCATTCCATCAATACTGAAGACATTGCTTATTTCTGTGCGAAGAACACACTCAACTTTCTGATAACAAAGAACAATCAGAAATATACTATTGATTATACACTGGATGATATAGAAACACTCGTAAACGCAAAACAATTCTTCCGGGCTAACCGCCAGCACATTTTAGCACACGATGTTATTCATACTGTTCACGCCTGGTTTAATGGCAAACTCAAAGTAGAGCTTACCATTAAATCTGACGATGAAATTATTATCAGTCGTGAAAAAGCACCCTTCTTCCGGTCGTGGTTAGGAGAGTAA
- a CDS encoding anhydro-N-acetylmuramic acid kinase: MVYKVMGLMSGSSLDGLDLVYTELHENRGEWSFEIMAADCYPYSEEWQEKLKNAISLNAQDYLLLHTAYGHYVGNEVNRFIEENNLHFKVGLIASHGHTTFHQPAQKMTGQLGDGAAIAASTGINVVSDLRALDIAFGGQGAPIVPIGEKLLWKGYSMFLNLGGIANISFNLPNDYIAYDVCPANRVLNMLVAKLGLEYDDEGKQAASGTVNESLLQQLNELSYYQQSYPKSLANSFGTDEVFPLIEAAGLSVPDALRTYTEHIVQQIAKAIENFKSQIPNSKLFVTGGGAFNTFLIQRLSEALQAYGVEVVVPDENTVKYKEALVMALIGILRWREEYNVISSVTGAQRNSIGGAMWIGQEA; the protein is encoded by the coding sequence ATGGTTTATAAAGTAATGGGCCTAATGAGCGGCAGTTCGCTCGATGGGTTAGATCTTGTTTACACAGAGTTACACGAAAACAGAGGGGAGTGGAGTTTTGAAATTATGGCTGCCGATTGTTATCCCTATAGTGAAGAATGGCAAGAGAAGCTTAAAAATGCCATTAGCTTAAATGCGCAGGACTATTTACTGTTACATACAGCCTATGGCCACTACGTAGGTAATGAGGTAAACCGCTTTATTGAAGAAAACAATTTGCACTTTAAAGTGGGTTTAATTGCCTCCCATGGACATACCACCTTCCATCAACCCGCTCAAAAGATGACCGGACAGCTAGGAGATGGGGCTGCTATAGCTGCCAGTACCGGTATTAACGTAGTAAGCGACCTAAGAGCCCTTGATATAGCCTTTGGCGGACAGGGTGCACCCATTGTACCTATAGGGGAGAAGCTGTTGTGGAAAGGTTATTCCATGTTTCTGAATTTGGGTGGCATTGCTAATATTTCTTTCAACCTACCTAATGATTATATAGCCTATGATGTTTGTCCTGCCAACCGAGTATTAAATATGTTGGTGGCAAAACTGGGCCTGGAATATGATGATGAGGGAAAACAAGCTGCTTCAGGAACAGTAAATGAATCTTTACTGCAACAACTTAATGAATTGTCGTATTACCAGCAATCCTATCCAAAGTCATTGGCCAATAGTTTTGGGACGGATGAGGTATTCCCTCTGATTGAGGCTGCAGGTTTATCGGTGCCCGATGCTTTACGTACTTATACAGAACATATTGTACAACAGATCGCAAAAGCTATAGAGAATTTCAAATCTCAAATTCCAAATTCCAAATTGTTTGTGACTGGCGGTGGAGCATTTAATACGTTCTTGATTCAGCGACTGTCAGAAGCGTTACAAGCCTATGGTGTAGAAGTGGTGGTGCCAGATGAGAATACCGTTAAATACAAAGAGGCACTGGTAATGGCATTAATTGGCATTCTGCGCTGGCGCGAGGAGTACAATGTGATCTCTTCTGTTACAGGTGCGCAACGCAATAGCATTGGAGGCGCCATGTGGATTGGACAAGAAGCGTAA
- the upp gene encoding uracil phosphoribosyltransferase: protein MVINLSKEHSLVSNWIAEIRDTEIQKDRMRFRRNLERIGEIAAFEISKRLPYKEVEITTPMGTAMAKVLEEQPVLATILRAGLPLHQGLLNYFDKADNAFVSAYRKHDKDGSFEISLDYFSSPEIDNRTVIISDPMLATGSSLVKTIQYIQEEGEPKHIHIVAAIACSVGIEFVRRHIPLATIWCGDIDDELTAKGYIVPGLGDAGDLAFGTKMQS, encoded by the coding sequence ATGGTAATTAATTTAAGCAAAGAACATTCACTGGTTAGCAATTGGATTGCTGAAATCCGCGATACAGAAATTCAAAAAGACCGCATGCGTTTCCGCCGCAACCTTGAGCGCATTGGTGAAATTGCCGCCTTTGAAATCAGTAAGCGCCTCCCTTATAAAGAAGTAGAAATCACTACTCCTATGGGAACTGCCATGGCGAAAGTGCTGGAAGAGCAGCCGGTTCTGGCTACTATTTTACGTGCCGGCCTTCCGTTACACCAAGGATTGCTCAATTATTTCGACAAGGCCGATAATGCCTTTGTTTCCGCTTACCGCAAACATGATAAGGATGGCTCTTTTGAGATAAGCTTAGACTATTTCTCTTCACCTGAAATCGACAACCGTACGGTCATCATTTCTGATCCCATGCTGGCTACAGGTTCATCGCTTGTAAAAACCATTCAATACATCCAGGAAGAAGGCGAGCCTAAACATATACATATTGTAGCGGCCATCGCTTGCTCTGTAGGTATTGAGTTTGTCCGCCGTCATATACCGTTAGCCACCATCTGGTGCGGCGACATTGATGACGAACTAACGGCCAAGGGGTATATCGTTCCAGGACTGGGCGATGCCGGTGATCTGGCATTCGGCACAAAAATGCAGTCTTAA
- a CDS encoding PorP/SprF family type IX secretion system membrane protein, which produces MIKKTYCFILLLFCAFTTKAQDPNFSQFFASPLTMNPAMTGKFAGQYRIAGNYRNQWPTINNAYTTATASFDAGILKDQIPEFDQFGIGFMGFTDRSGNGVLQYNYLSFSTAYHKSLDENGDYQVGVGFQGTYSSKRLDVTSLKFEDMLRSDGFTGITTETFNGSDLNMSYFDMNAGLLFNGSTNGENNIYAGVSLYHVNQPKETFNKGDFKLSQRLTIQAGGHVPVGDVDAFHFSGNYSRQAGATNTMIGGAYGKLMNPDQPVPTILYLGSWYRLKDAVIPYIGLEFGEFHIGATYDVNVSKLKPASNMKGGMEISLIYIKQPRDPNAKKLNCPKF; this is translated from the coding sequence ATGATTAAAAAAACCTACTGCTTTATCCTGCTCCTCTTTTGTGCTTTTACCACAAAAGCACAAGACCCTAATTTTTCGCAATTCTTTGCATCTCCACTGACGATGAACCCGGCTATGACGGGCAAGTTTGCTGGTCAGTATAGAATTGCAGGAAACTACCGTAACCAATGGCCTACTATCAATAACGCCTATACAACTGCTACCGCTTCGTTTGATGCGGGTATTCTAAAAGATCAGATACCAGAGTTCGACCAGTTTGGTATTGGCTTTATGGGCTTTACAGATAGAAGCGGAAATGGTGTGTTGCAATACAACTATCTTTCTTTTTCTACTGCATATCATAAATCGCTGGATGAAAACGGCGACTACCAAGTCGGTGTAGGCTTTCAGGGCACTTATTCTTCCAAGCGATTGGATGTAACCAGCCTGAAGTTTGAAGACATGCTTCGCTCCGATGGCTTTACTGGGATAACTACGGAAACTTTCAACGGCAGCGACTTAAATATGTCATACTTTGACATGAACGCTGGCCTTTTATTTAATGGTTCGACTAACGGTGAGAACAATATTTATGCAGGCGTATCCCTGTACCATGTTAACCAGCCAAAAGAAACGTTTAATAAAGGAGACTTTAAACTGTCACAACGCCTTACTATACAAGCAGGCGGACATGTGCCTGTTGGCGACGTCGATGCCTTTCACTTTAGTGGAAACTATAGCCGCCAGGCCGGTGCTACCAACACGATGATTGGCGGTGCTTATGGCAAGCTGATGAATCCTGACCAGCCTGTACCAACCATTCTTTACCTGGGAAGCTGGTACCGGTTAAAAGACGCCGTTATTCCTTATATAGGTTTGGAGTTTGGTGAGTTCCATATTGGTGCCACTTATGATGTCAACGTATCTAAATTAAAGCCAGCCTCCAACATGAAGGGCGGTATGGAAATCTCCCTGATCTATATTAAACAGCCGCGCGATCCAAACGCCAAGAAGCTGAACTGTCCGAAGTTTTAA
- a CDS encoding SLC13 family permease produces MKPVLHYIHTRYIAVVTSILAALLIWFANPFAVPVEANKVLAVGMLMIVLWVTEAMPMPVVALLPLVIFPLLNIAPIDTTAASYANPVIFLFMGGFMLGLAIEKWNLHRRIALNIVRLTGTSGNKIVLGFIIATGMISMWLSNTATTMMMFPIALSVIKVICDNHTDQKGINNFSLSVMLAIALASNLGGIATLIGTPPNVAYAAFIQKRYDYSISFIDWMLICTPLSILLLLCLYWVMVKWLYPNRMKEDAGTKAMIHQEIVALGTMSKAEKRVLFVFLLTASLWITKDLINKLNWVKLDDNMIALMGGVLLFLFPASNEKKETLLVWSDTSKMAWGILLLFGGGIALAGALEKAGLMQQLGQWFGQFGFNTLLLIFLVTLVSLFVSEVMSNVAQVIVFAPVVSSLADAANLHPLMLGIPMTLAASCASMLPMGTPPNAIAFSSGYIKLHQMTRVGFIMNLIAVALITLFCWLLLPLVLEPALTPSP; encoded by the coding sequence ATGAAACCCGTGCTCCACTATATTCACACACGCTACATAGCTGTAGTTACAAGCATATTAGCCGCCTTGCTGATTTGGTTTGCTAATCCGTTTGCTGTTCCCGTTGAAGCCAATAAAGTGTTGGCAGTCGGTATGCTAATGATTGTATTGTGGGTAACGGAGGCCATGCCCATGCCAGTAGTAGCACTCTTGCCATTAGTAATATTCCCTTTATTAAATATTGCACCTATTGATACTACAGCAGCTTCTTATGCTAACCCGGTGATCTTTTTATTCATGGGGGGCTTTATGCTAGGTCTGGCTATTGAGAAGTGGAACTTGCATAGGCGTATTGCTTTAAATATTGTCAGGCTAACTGGCACCAGTGGCAATAAGATCGTATTGGGCTTTATCATTGCTACAGGTATGATCAGTATGTGGTTGAGTAATACAGCGACTACCATGATGATGTTTCCCATAGCACTCTCTGTTATCAAGGTGATCTGTGATAATCACACAGATCAGAAAGGCATCAACAACTTCTCGTTATCCGTTATGCTGGCTATAGCACTAGCTTCCAACTTAGGAGGTATTGCTACTTTAATAGGTACGCCTCCCAACGTGGCTTATGCAGCCTTTATTCAAAAGCGTTACGATTATAGCATATCGTTTATTGATTGGATGCTTATATGCACACCACTTTCCATACTACTGTTGTTATGCTTGTATTGGGTAATGGTAAAATGGCTCTATCCTAATCGTATGAAAGAGGACGCCGGAACCAAGGCTATGATCCATCAAGAGATAGTGGCACTGGGTACTATGAGTAAAGCGGAAAAACGCGTGCTCTTTGTTTTTTTACTTACCGCTTCGTTATGGATCACTAAAGATCTGATCAATAAACTTAACTGGGTGAAGCTGGACGATAACATGATTGCGTTGATGGGAGGTGTTTTATTGTTTTTATTTCCTGCCAGCAATGAAAAGAAAGAAACCCTGCTGGTGTGGTCAGATACCAGTAAGATGGCTTGGGGTATATTATTGTTATTTGGTGGAGGAATCGCTTTGGCGGGCGCATTAGAAAAGGCTGGGCTGATGCAACAGCTAGGACAATGGTTTGGTCAGTTTGGATTCAATACACTGTTATTGATCTTCTTGGTAACCTTGGTTTCTCTTTTTGTTAGTGAAGTAATGAGTAATGTAGCCCAGGTGATTGTCTTTGCTCCAGTGGTCAGCAGCCTGGCCGATGCCGCCAACTTACATCCATTGATGCTGGGTATTCCTATGACGCTGGCAGCCAGTTGCGCCAGCATGTTGCCCATGGGGACACCACCCAACGCTATTGCCTTTTCCAGCGGGTATATAAAACTTCATCAAATGACCAGGGTTGGGTTTATTATGAACCTGATAGCTGTAGCCTTGATTACACTGTTTTGTTGGTTATTGCTGCCTCTGGTTCTAGAGCCAGCGCTCACCCCCAGCCCCTAA
- a CDS encoding DNA-3-methyladenine glycosylase, with protein MQKLPVEFYLRDDVVRIAKELLGKVLVSQWNGERTVGRIVETEAYAGESDKASHASKGRTTRTSVMFGEGGTAYVYLCYGIHQMFNIVTSTEGDPHAILIRGVEPMEGIDVMLKRTGKKRADHTLTRGPGNVGKAFGFHTSQSGFSLLDDELFLADDGFQLPVGSVGVSVRIGVDYAGEDALRPYRFFLKGNPFVSGKIK; from the coding sequence ATGCAAAAGCTACCGGTTGAGTTTTATTTGCGCGACGATGTTGTGCGCATTGCCAAGGAGTTATTGGGCAAGGTGTTAGTGTCGCAGTGGAACGGAGAACGAACTGTAGGACGCATTGTAGAAACAGAGGCATATGCTGGAGAAAGTGATAAAGCCTCTCATGCATCGAAGGGACGTACCACTCGAACATCCGTCATGTTTGGAGAGGGTGGTACAGCGTATGTCTATCTCTGTTATGGTATACACCAGATGTTCAATATTGTAACCAGTACGGAAGGAGATCCTCATGCTATTTTGATAAGAGGGGTAGAGCCAATGGAAGGTATTGATGTGATGTTGAAGAGAACAGGTAAAAAGAGGGCTGACCATACATTAACCCGGGGCCCCGGTAATGTAGGAAAGGCTTTTGGCTTCCATACTTCACAAAGTGGTTTTTCTTTGTTAGATGACGAACTCTTTTTGGCGGACGATGGTTTTCAGTTGCCAGTGGGAAGTGTTGGTGTGTCGGTACGCATTGGTGTAGACTATGCTGGAGAAGATGCCTTGCGGCCCTATCGCTTCTTTTTAAAGGGTAACCCTTTTGTTAGTGGCAAAATAAAATAG
- a CDS encoding EI24 domain-containing protein, translating into MLKEIIIAIQSYIEAHKFIAQHRLWKWILIPGIIYTLLFIVGMYFFWHSSNNAVTWLSHSIGLEAWLQRQHSDWLSFLFVMAGLFLRLILMLFYFSLFKYFFLIAGSPVFAYLSEKTAAILEGKDFPFSWKQLAEDIWRGSLLAVRNTLWQTVYMFSLLLLSLVPVFGWITPLIALFIECYYYGFSMLDYSCERNRLTMPESIDFIGKHRGLAIGNGLMFYLMHGLILVGWVLAPAYAVVAATLSLHKINKTA; encoded by the coding sequence TTGCTAAAAGAAATCATCATTGCTATACAGTCCTATATAGAGGCACACAAGTTCATTGCCCAGCACCGCCTTTGGAAGTGGATCCTGATACCAGGTATTATTTATACACTGCTGTTTATTGTCGGCATGTACTTTTTCTGGCACTCATCAAACAATGCGGTTACCTGGCTTAGTCACTCAATTGGCTTAGAAGCATGGCTACAACGCCAGCATAGCGATTGGCTTAGCTTTCTATTTGTAATGGCAGGGTTATTCCTTCGCCTGATCCTCATGCTGTTTTATTTCTCGCTCTTTAAATATTTCTTCCTGATTGCAGGTTCACCGGTCTTTGCTTACCTGAGTGAGAAAACGGCCGCGATCCTGGAAGGCAAGGATTTCCCATTTTCCTGGAAGCAACTGGCAGAAGACATTTGGAGAGGTTCCTTACTGGCTGTACGCAATACGCTTTGGCAAACAGTATACATGTTCTCCTTGTTGTTGCTTTCTTTAGTGCCGGTCTTTGGCTGGATAACACCACTTATCGCCTTATTCATAGAATGTTACTATTACGGCTTTTCCATGCTGGATTATAGTTGTGAGCGAAATCGGTTAACCATGCCAGAAAGTATAGACTTTATTGGCAAGCACAGAGGCCTAGCTATTGGCAATGGGTTGATGTTTTACCTCATGCACGGATTAATTCTTGTTGGTTGGGTATTAGCACCTGCATACGCAGTTGTAGCAGCTACCTTAAGTTTGCATAAAATAAACAAGACCGCATGA
- a CDS encoding SAM-dependent methyltransferase: MSASVFLIPTVLAEEQTAPLPAYILDAVKQCQVFFVENERTARRFLKLLWKEMVIDAYQWVNMKEVTPEVAAQFKQYLKEGKNIGIISEAGCPGVADPGQHLVAIAQQQQALVKPLVGPNSILLALMGSGMNGQCFQFVGYLPIDMAQRTKTIKNLESESRQKNCTQIFIETPYRNNQLLETLVKTCSPQTSICVAVDLTAPTESIQTKSAQQWKTAMPSLHKRPAIFLLYAGV; this comes from the coding sequence ATGAGTGCCAGCGTTTTCCTGATTCCTACTGTACTAGCTGAAGAACAGACAGCTCCCCTTCCTGCTTATATTTTGGATGCGGTAAAACAATGCCAGGTCTTCTTTGTTGAAAATGAACGTACTGCAAGAAGGTTTTTAAAATTACTCTGGAAAGAGATGGTCATTGACGCTTACCAATGGGTAAACATGAAAGAAGTAACGCCAGAGGTTGCCGCCCAATTCAAGCAGTATTTAAAAGAAGGAAAGAACATCGGTATCATTAGTGAAGCGGGCTGTCCCGGTGTTGCTGATCCCGGTCAACACTTGGTGGCTATTGCTCAACAACAGCAAGCCTTGGTAAAACCATTGGTAGGCCCCAACTCTATTTTACTTGCATTGATGGGTAGTGGTATGAATGGCCAGTGTTTTCAGTTTGTGGGTTACTTACCCATTGATATGGCCCAACGTACTAAAACGATCAAAAACCTGGAGTCTGAATCTCGTCAGAAGAACTGCACCCAGATCTTTATTGAAACACCCTACAGAAACAATCAACTGCTTGAAACGCTGGTAAAGACCTGCTCCCCGCAAACTTCTATTTGTGTGGCTGTAGATCTTACCGCCCCAACAGAATCGATACAAACAAAGTCGGCACAACAGTGGAAAACCGCCATGCCGTCTTTACATAAAAGACCAGCTATTTTTCTTTTATACGCTGGTGTGTAA